The Streptomyces sp. 11x1 genomic sequence AGCACCGCTGTCCACGGACGCCGGGCCCGGTCGAACTCCCTTGCCTCGCGAGCCATTTGGGAGTTCTCCAACGCCCAGGGGTCCACCACCAGGATCCATGGGGCGGTGGGGAGTTCGGTGTCCTGAAGCTCCGTCTGGAACTTGTCGAAGGGCTTCACGGTGGGCTCGAAGCCCAGGTTGCGGGCCAGCGCCTCCAGCAGTTCGACCAGAGGTCCCACGGCCGGGCCGTAGGGGCGCCAGTCGTCCACCCGCGGACCGTAGCGCGTGCTGTCGCGGCCGACCGGTAGTCCCTCCTCGGCCGGGGCGAGCACGGTGATGTGCAGCGGAGAGGCGAAGGGCGGATCGGCGAACGCGTCGTCCAGGCCCGCCAGCGTCTCCGGCTGCGGCGCCCTCCCCGCGCCGCCCGCCGGCCGCGGCCGGGTGGGCCCCGTGGCCGCCAGGTCGACGATGCGCTGGGCCAGCCAGTCGGTCACCTGGGCGACCTGGGCGGAGACCCGGTCCGCCGCGCCCTCGTCCTCCGGGTCCGGCCGCTCGGACAGCTCGAGCACCTGGTGGAGCAGCTGGTGCAGCCCCATGGACTCGTAGTTCTCGGCTGCCTCGCCGATGCCGTCCGGCACCTGCGGGTACTGCTCCTTGACCTTCTTCGGCAGCGACGTGGGCGAGTACGGCGTCCACAGCACCGGCACGATGCTCGGCCGGCCCTCCGGGGTGGCCCCCTGGGTGACGGCGGTCCACTGCCGGCCGCACTGGGGATTGCTGAAGTACCTCTTGGAGTACAGCGGAACGAAGACCTGGCAGTCGAGAAGCGCCTGGACCGACTTCTCCCCCGGCGTCCCCGGCCGTTCTACGAAACCGGCCTCCTCCCGCGTCACTCTCGCGCGCCGCGCCACTTTGCCGCACAGTTCGTCGAAGAACTGGAAGACCAGACGATTCGGATCCTGTGAGGCGTCCCGGTGTCGGGGAACAGGAACCCGCGCATAGCTCATGAAGAACATCGGCATCCTGCTACTCCCCCTCGAAGACGTTCCGGAGGTCTTTGAACAGCTCCGTGTCGCACGGTTCCAGGCTGGTCTGCTGGGCCACCTTGACGATCATCTGGGCGAGCGCCCACACAGAACTGCGGTACTTGGCGTGGCGGCCCGCCTGCTTCAGTCCGTAGAGGCCCGACTGCAGGTAGTCCTTACCCAGAACGGGGTGGGCGTACTGCACCTTCGCCGCGACCGGCGGCAGTGTCAGATGCTGCTGTCCCACCCAGAGGACGGGAATGATCGCGTTGCCCGTGTACGGCCGGGTCCGAAGCTGTTCCTCCTGACGCCGGGCGAAGGCGTCCCATTCCTTTCCGCACCATTCCCTCTTGAAGTACCGACTGGTGTAGATGGGCACGAAGACCCGGCAGGTGGCCAGGGCGTGTTTGAGTCTGCTCTGCCAGTCCTCGCCGAGATCGATGCTCTGGTCGAGGAATCCCGGCGATTCCTCGCCATCGTGATCCGTCAGCTGCATGATGTCGCTGCATAAGTGGGCGTGAAACTGCTCCAGAGCCATGTCCGACGGGTCTTTCTTCGCCCTCGTGCCCGTTATCGGCAACCGTGCGTAACTCATGAAGAACACGTACGGATCGGAGGAATCCGACGCCGGTGTCACCTGAGAAGCCGGATGAATCATGGACTCGCCTTTCCCCTCCCCCGTCGCCCACCTCGGGTCTCCCCGCCCCGAGCATCACAGCTGAATCTCCTCCAGGATCCATTGGAACGCGAAACCCGCTGTGGGTGCCAGGGGTCGGCCCGAGCAAGTTGTACCGGACACCCGTGCCAAACC encodes the following:
- a CDS encoding TIR-like protein FxsC; the encoded protein is MIHPASQVTPASDSSDPYVFFMSYARLPITGTRAKKDPSDMALEQFHAHLCSDIMQLTDHDGEESPGFLDQSIDLGEDWQSRLKHALATCRVFVPIYTSRYFKREWCGKEWDAFARRQEEQLRTRPYTGNAIIPVLWVGQQHLTLPPVAAKVQYAHPVLGKDYLQSGLYGLKQAGRHAKYRSSVWALAQMIVKVAQQTSLEPCDTELFKDLRNVFEGE
- the fsxC gene encoding FxsC protein encodes the protein MPMFFMSYARVPVPRHRDASQDPNRLVFQFFDELCGKVARRARVTREEAGFVERPGTPGEKSVQALLDCQVFVPLYSKRYFSNPQCGRQWTAVTQGATPEGRPSIVPVLWTPYSPTSLPKKVKEQYPQVPDGIGEAAENYESMGLHQLLHQVLELSERPDPEDEGAADRVSAQVAQVTDWLAQRIVDLAATGPTRPRPAGGAGRAPQPETLAGLDDAFADPPFASPLHITVLAPAEEGLPVGRDSTRYGPRVDDWRPYGPAVGPLVELLEALARNLGFEPTVKPFDKFQTELQDTELPTAPWILVVDPWALENSQMAREAREFDRARRPWTAVLSTLAGDDLQTKEQSDRLRGLLAANFPRFISEGRVGEQEAVRGLAGADVFTRWFGELAEATKIRYLRYIHSQLPRGDSRVEGRP